One genomic segment of bacterium includes these proteins:
- a CDS encoding DUF4397 domain-containing protein, whose protein sequence is MKTIKILLTTILLIGINFTFAQTARLQVIHNAADPGAVAVDIYLNGSILLDNFGFREATPFVDAPAGTPINIGVAGPNSTSAADTIKNFNVTLAANETYVAIANGVLDPNSFASNPDGRSTAFTLFIKAMARENGTSSDVDFFVLHGSTDAPTVDVLARRVAALVDNAGYGDITNYITVPAASYILDVTPGDDNSAIVASFEADLSGLGGGAAVVFASGFLNPMQNQDGEAFGIFVALPNGTVVEFPSVQLSRLQVIHNAADVAAENVDIYLNGSLLLNDFAFRTATPFIDAPANVDLNIGIAPPNSTSVDDTLANFTANLVNGETYVLIANGVLDPNSYAANPDGRNISFTLFANTDARESANSGNVDFFVIHGSTDAPTVDVIARGVATLVDNAAYGDITGYISVPPGNYTLDLTLADGITLVQSYWADLRTLGGGSAVVFASGFLDPSANQNGEAFGIFFALADGTVGQFPEGVASVENISGVTPDNYTLAQNYPNPFNPSTTINFTIPNSEFVTLKVFNILGSEVATLVNENLTAGAYRFSFEAQNLASGVYLYELTAGSFREIKKMNLLK, encoded by the coding sequence AATTTCACATTTGCTCAAACTGCAAGACTGCAGGTTATACACAACGCTGCGGACCCCGGAGCTGTTGCGGTTGACATATATTTAAATGGCTCTATACTTCTGGACAACTTTGGCTTCAGAGAAGCGACCCCCTTTGTCGATGCACCAGCCGGGACACCAATAAACATAGGTGTTGCTGGTCCAAATAGCACGTCTGCTGCAGACACTATTAAAAACTTCAATGTAACTTTGGCTGCAAATGAAACCTATGTTGCTATTGCAAATGGTGTTTTAGATCCGAATTCTTTTGCTTCAAATCCGGATGGACGCAGCACCGCTTTTACATTATTCATTAAGGCAATGGCAAGAGAAAATGGAACAAGTTCTGATGTCGACTTTTTTGTATTGCATGGATCCACAGATGCACCGACAGTTGATGTTTTAGCTAGAAGAGTTGCTGCTCTCGTCGACAATGCCGGCTATGGAGATATTACAAATTATATTACCGTTCCTGCTGCATCTTATATTTTAGATGTTACACCGGGCGACGACAATTCGGCAATTGTCGCTTCATTCGAAGCTGACTTAAGCGGCCTGGGTGGTGGTGCTGCAGTTGTTTTTGCTTCTGGTTTCCTGAATCCAATGCAAAATCAGGATGGAGAAGCATTCGGAATATTTGTTGCATTACCAAATGGAACTGTTGTTGAATTTCCTTCTGTTCAGCTTTCACGATTGCAGGTAATACACAATGCTGCTGATGTCGCTGCTGAAAATGTTGATATATATTTAAATGGCAGTTTATTATTGAATGACTTTGCTTTCAGAACTGCTACACCTTTCATTGATGCACCTGCAAATGTTGATTTAAATATCGGAATTGCTCCACCTAACAGTACTTCTGTTGATGATACCTTGGCAAACTTTACTGCTAATCTTGTTAACGGTGAAACTTACGTTCTAATTGCTAATGGTGTTTTGGACCCTAACTCTTACGCGGCTAACCCTGATGGAAGAAATATTTCATTTACACTTTTTGCAAACACTGATGCTCGTGAAAGTGCTAATAGTGGAAACGTTGACTTTTTTGTAATTCATGGTTCAACCGACGCTCCAACTGTTGATGTTATTGCAAGAGGTGTTGCTACGTTAGTAGATAACGCTGCTTATGGTGATATCACTGGTTATATTTCTGTTCCACCAGGAAATTACACATTAGATTTGACCTTAGCTGATGGAATAACTTTAGTACAATCATATTGGGCAGATCTCAGAACTCTCGGTGGCGGAAGTGCTGTTGTATTTGCTTCCGGATTTCTAGATCCTTCAGCTAACCAGAATGGTGAAGCTTTCGGAATTTTCTTTGCGCTTGCTGATGGAACTGTTGGTCAATTTCCTGAAGGAGTTGCAAGCGTAGAAAATATTTCTGGAGTAACTCCGGATAACTATACTCTTGCACAGAATTATCCAAATCCGTTTAACCCGAGCACAACCATCAATTTTACAATTCCGAATAGTGAATTTGTAACGTTGAAAGTATTCAATATACTTGGAAGCGAAGTTGCTACTTTGGTCAATGAAAATTTAACTGCGGGTGCTTACAGATTTAGCTTTGAAGCGCAGAACCTGGCTTCCGGTGTTTATCTCTACGAGTTGACCGCTGGTAGCTTTAGAGAAATCAAAAAAATGAATCTTCTTAAATAA
- the crtI gene encoding phytoene desaturase, with translation MKSVVIIGSGLGGLSTALRLSHKGYDVTILEKHSIPGGRLNIIEQDGFRFDMGPSFMSMTYELDELFKSVDMKVPIELEELEPLYQVFFEGQEKPRLIYKDLPKLGEEFKDIEPNLEENAKKYLERAGQFFHDTVDKVVKSNFENKLDYVLKLTRVPLKHLPYLQRNMWVEVEKHFTSEEVKVIFSLVAFFLGSTPFQTPAIYSLLNYTEMKHNGYWKVKGGMYRLVEELVKILNEKGVKIVYNTEIVSVGDNNGKLYELIDQNGKKWSADIFISNSDAASFRGKILNREKFSEEKLDQMHWTLAPFTIYLGVKGKIDKLTHHNYFLGSNFRGYADTIFTSSISPQKPYYYVNALSKSEASCAPEGCENLFILCPVPDLRYKKSWEDKEELAQNIIDDLSNRVGFDIQSNIITKKILAPDDWAKMLNLYKGSGLGLAHDINQVGAFRPKNKDEKLSNLYYVGASTTPGTGLPMVIISSKLVTERIENDFSTLH, from the coding sequence ATGAAAAGCGTAGTTATCATAGGATCCGGTCTCGGTGGTTTGTCAACCGCTTTAAGACTTTCTCATAAGGGTTACGACGTAACCATTCTTGAGAAGCATTCAATTCCTGGTGGAAGATTAAACATAATCGAGCAGGATGGTTTTCGCTTTGATATGGGTCCGTCTTTTATGAGTATGACTTATGAGCTTGATGAATTATTTAAAAGTGTTGATATGAAAGTTCCTATTGAGCTTGAAGAGCTCGAACCGCTATACCAGGTATTTTTTGAAGGACAAGAAAAACCACGACTCATTTACAAAGATTTACCGAAACTTGGTGAAGAGTTTAAAGATATTGAACCAAACCTTGAAGAGAATGCAAAGAAATATCTTGAACGTGCAGGACAATTCTTTCACGATACGGTTGATAAAGTTGTAAAATCCAATTTTGAAAACAAGCTTGATTACGTTTTGAAACTGACACGTGTTCCTTTGAAGCATCTTCCATATCTTCAGAGAAATATGTGGGTAGAAGTCGAAAAACATTTTACATCCGAAGAAGTTAAGGTGATATTCTCGCTTGTTGCTTTCTTTCTTGGTTCAACTCCATTTCAGACGCCGGCAATTTATTCTCTGCTCAACTACACAGAGATGAAACACAACGGATACTGGAAAGTTAAAGGCGGAATGTATCGTCTTGTTGAAGAGCTGGTAAAGATATTAAATGAAAAAGGAGTGAAGATAGTTTATAATACAGAGATAGTAAGTGTTGGCGACAATAACGGCAAGCTGTATGAATTGATTGATCAGAATGGGAAGAAATGGAGCGCTGATATTTTCATTTCAAATTCTGATGCGGCTTCTTTCAGAGGAAAAATATTGAATCGCGAAAAATTCAGTGAAGAAAAACTTGACCAGATGCATTGGACACTTGCGCCTTTCACAATATATCTCGGTGTGAAAGGAAAGATAGACAAGCTTACTCATCACAATTATTTTCTCGGAAGCAATTTCAGAGGATATGCTGATACGATTTTCACTTCTTCGATTAGTCCGCAGAAACCGTATTACTATGTAAATGCGCTTTCAAAATCAGAAGCGAGCTGTGCACCGGAAGGATGCGAAAACCTATTCATTCTTTGTCCGGTTCCTGATCTTCGCTACAAAAAATCGTGGGAAGACAAAGAAGAGCTTGCACAAAATATTATCGACGATCTTTCAAACAGAGTTGGCTTTGATATTCAGAGCAACATCATAACTAAAAAAATATTAGCTCCCGATGACTGGGCAAAAATGCTCAATCTTTATAAAGGATCGGGACTCGGTCTTGCACACGACATAAATCAGGTTGGTGCGTTCAGACCAAAAAATAAAGACGAAAAACTTTCAAACTTATATTATGTTGGCGCATCGACAACGCCCGGGACTGGTTTACCAATGGTTATCATTAGTTCAAAATTAGTAACGGAGAGGATAGAAAATGACTTTTCAACATTACACTAA
- a CDS encoding phytoene/squalene synthase family protein produces MTFQHYTNTSYKLSKKLTTAYSTSFSLGIKVFKPEYRDPIFAIYGFVRVADEIVDTFHSYDKEYLLEKFTNDTWEAINTGVSTNPVLHSFQKVVNDYRVDRKLISAFLKSMEMDLSRSSYNRENYDEYIYGSAEVVGLMCLKVFVDGDEKKYKELEHSARMLGAAFQKVNFLRDIQSDINDRGRIYLPGVHHIDYIDDHNKAMLEKEVEAEFKEAFHGIIHLPIAVKLGVYSAYLYYLMLFKKIKRLDVEQLRRKRVRISNLYKFYLLIKSYFEVKVLKST; encoded by the coding sequence ATGACTTTTCAACATTACACTAATACCAGCTACAAGCTGAGTAAAAAATTAACTACTGCTTACAGCACTTCTTTCAGTCTCGGGATAAAGGTTTTTAAACCGGAATATCGAGATCCCATTTTTGCTATCTACGGATTCGTCCGTGTTGCCGATGAAATTGTTGATACTTTTCATTCATACGACAAAGAATATCTGCTTGAAAAATTTACAAACGATACATGGGAAGCAATAAACACCGGTGTTTCCACAAACCCTGTTTTACATTCATTCCAGAAGGTTGTTAACGACTATAGAGTTGACCGCAAGCTGATTTCTGCTTTCCTGAAAAGCATGGAGATGGATCTTTCTCGCTCTTCATACAACAGGGAAAATTATGATGAATACATTTACGGCTCAGCGGAAGTTGTTGGCTTGATGTGTCTTAAAGTTTTTGTTGACGGCGATGAAAAGAAATACAAAGAGCTTGAACATTCAGCGCGAATGCTTGGCGCTGCATTTCAGAAAGTGAACTTCCTGAGAGATATCCAGAGTGATATTAATGACAGGGGAAGAATTTATCTGCCCGGCGTTCATCACATTGATTACATTGATGACCACAACAAAGCCATGCTTGAAAAGGAAGTTGAAGCTGAATTTAAAGAAGCATTCCACGGAATAATCCATCTCCCGATTGCAGTAAAGCTCGGAGTTTATTCGGCTTATCTTTATTACCTGATGCTCTTCAAAAAAATTAAGCGGCTGGATGTTGAGCAGTTAAGAAGAAAGCGTGTAAGAATTTCTAACCTGTATAAATTTTACCTGCTGATAAAATCTTATTTTGAAGTAAAGGTTTTAAAGTCCACTTAG
- a CDS encoding lycopene cyclase domain-containing protein has translation MSIEYLIFNAIVISGPAFFGSLKCCYVWNHLKTMLIAIVIPAIPFLIWDALVAGTHWHFNSEYVSGIKIINLPIEEILFFITVPFACLFTWEMIIRRAKEKQIDLQWLRLLLYLALPAGIYFFSIGKQYTGLTLSFIFLANLVDQFLKTNLLFDKRFYFYLLLIVIFTLIFNGYLTWRPVVTYGVEYQLDFRIITIPVEDFFYGISLLWMNTSLYKYLLRKNGIINVNK, from the coding sequence TTGAGCATCGAGTATCTAATATTTAACGCTATCGTTATCAGCGGTCCGGCATTTTTCGGCTCGCTAAAGTGCTGTTATGTCTGGAATCATCTGAAGACAATGTTAATTGCAATTGTCATCCCTGCAATTCCCTTTCTTATTTGGGATGCACTTGTTGCCGGCACTCACTGGCATTTTAACTCTGAATATGTATCGGGAATAAAAATTATAAATCTTCCCATTGAAGAAATTTTATTCTTCATTACCGTTCCGTTCGCCTGCCTGTTCACGTGGGAAATGATAATCAGAAGAGCTAAAGAAAAACAAATTGATCTGCAATGGCTTAGACTGCTTCTTTATCTTGCTCTGCCTGCTGGAATTTATTTCTTCTCAATAGGAAAACAGTACACAGGATTAACTCTATCTTTCATATTTCTTGCGAACCTTGTTGATCAGTTTCTGAAAACAAATCTGCTTTTCGATAAACGATTCTATTTTTACCTTCTGCTTATCGTTATTTTTACATTGATCTTTAACGGCTATTTAACGTGGCGTCCGGTTGTTACATACGGAGTTGAGTATCAGCTTGATTTCAGAATTATCACTATTCCGGTTGAAGATTTTTTCTATGGAATATCTTTGCTGTGGATGAACACGAGTCTTTATAAATATTTACTAAGAAAAAACGGTATTATAAATGTTAACAAATAA
- a CDS encoding aromatic ring-hydroxylating dioxygenase subunit alpha codes for MLTNKWYLVCPSDELKNEVKQYKILGQEIILFRNPDNTITALEDRCCHRNVNLSLGYLDKERVVCGYHGWEYDKTGSCVKIPSQLPGDKIPPTAKIKTYPVQDFNKWVWIFIGEAEKASEVKPTNIPEMNEWPFTYKAYTIKADLETTAESLIDPYHIAYVHRNSIKSFMGQIQEHPADFNLKILDDGVEGFYKRANVGTVAEKTYFGNEENIGTRIRFYYPNISRLEIRFKQRILLILEHVYQVDDDHVNMMQITLWKNIFPKFPAFAKWFMGRKSEKIVTEDIDFLASNQKILKRAGDNLHEVSVKGDEVSLSFRRFWRKKLQGE; via the coding sequence ATGTTAACAAATAAATGGTATCTGGTTTGTCCTTCCGATGAACTGAAGAATGAAGTCAAACAATATAAAATTCTCGGACAGGAAATAATTCTTTTTCGAAATCCCGATAACACAATCACTGCACTTGAAGACAGATGCTGTCACAGAAACGTAAACCTTTCTTTGGGTTATCTGGATAAAGAAAGAGTTGTCTGCGGTTACCATGGATGGGAGTACGATAAAACAGGATCTTGTGTAAAAATTCCTTCGCAGCTTCCCGGAGATAAAATTCCACCGACAGCTAAAATAAAAACTTATCCCGTTCAGGATTTTAACAAGTGGGTGTGGATTTTTATTGGCGAGGCAGAAAAAGCAAGTGAAGTTAAACCAACAAACATTCCCGAAATGAACGAGTGGCCGTTCACATATAAAGCTTACACAATCAAAGCTGATCTTGAAACAACTGCTGAAAGTTTGATTGACCCTTATCATATCGCTTATGTTCATCGCAACTCGATAAAATCTTTTATGGGACAAATACAGGAACATCCTGCAGACTTCAACCTTAAAATTCTTGATGACGGCGTTGAAGGATTTTACAAACGTGCCAACGTCGGAACGGTTGCTGAGAAAACTTATTTCGGAAATGAAGAAAACATCGGGACGAGAATCAGGTTTTATTATCCAAATATTTCCCGTCTCGAAATTCGTTTCAAGCAAAGAATTTTATTAATCCTCGAACATGTCTACCAGGTCGATGACGATCACGTAAATATGATGCAGATAACATTGTGGAAAAATATTTTCCCGAAATTTCCCGCGTTTGCAAAATGGTTTATGGGAAGAAAATCGGAGAAGATTGTAACGGAGGATATTGATTTCCTCGCATCGAATCAGAAAATATTAAAACGTGCGGGGGACAACCTTCACGAAGTAAGTGTAAAGGGCGACGAAGTATCATTGAGTTTCAGAAGATTCTGGAGAAAGAAACTTCAAGGGGAATGA
- a CDS encoding class I SAM-dependent methyltransferase — protein sequence MMIQSTPDSLIQNKKEVPSEFNRIAKRYDIATFLSQGYQKDLQTSVDRMNLNGNEYLADLCCGTGKSTIACLNNLPNGKVIGIDNSEGMLEAAREKLIPKFGKDKVSFAQQDVMNLNLADNSLDAIFMAYGIRNMTDFEMCIKNLHSILKPGGKICFHEYAISKSFASKLYWKFLGYFLIIPFAGLTTGSTKIFRYLIKSVETFLSPNEFIYLLKKAGFENIKHTPLGSWRKPVLYTFIAQKPSQ from the coding sequence ATGATGATTCAATCCACACCCGATTCATTGATCCAGAATAAGAAAGAAGTTCCATCCGAGTTTAACAGGATTGCGAAGCGATACGACATTGCAACTTTCTTGAGCCAGGGTTACCAGAAAGATCTGCAAACAAGTGTTGACAGGATGAATCTGAATGGGAACGAATATCTTGCCGATCTCTGCTGTGGAACGGGGAAGTCAACAATCGCCTGTCTGAATAATCTTCCAAACGGAAAGGTCATCGGTATTGACAACTCGGAGGGAATGCTTGAAGCCGCGAGAGAAAAACTAATTCCAAAATTCGGCAAAGATAAAGTTTCTTTCGCTCAGCAGGATGTAATGAATCTCAATCTGGCGGATAACAGTCTCGATGCAATTTTTATGGCTTACGGAATTCGCAATATGACAGACTTTGAAATGTGTATCAAAAACCTTCATAGTATTTTAAAGCCAGGAGGAAAAATCTGTTTTCACGAATATGCAATCAGCAAATCTTTCGCATCAAAACTTTACTGGAAATTTTTAGGATACTTTTTGATAATTCCTTTTGCGGGATTAACAACGGGTTCAACAAAAATTTTCCGTTATCTGATTAAAAGTGTTGAGACATTTCTTTCTCCAAATGAATTTATATACCTACTGAAGAAAGCAGGATTTGAAAACATAAAACATACTCCTCTCGGAAGCTGGCGGAAACCTGTGTTATATACATTTATAGCACAAAAACCATCTCAATAA